One Bacteroidota bacterium DNA window includes the following coding sequences:
- a CDS encoding alpha/beta fold hydrolase encodes MIVMESNTSKNSDWFDSTEYPFESKYLQIGPHRMHYVDEGSGPTILFVHGTPTWSFLYRKQIQALSKHFRCVAMDHIGFGLSDKPEQADYSPEWHSQNLEKLVEALQLKEITLVVHDFGGPIGLSFAIRRPERISKVVLLNTFLWETASNPAARKVDKIVRSALGRFLYLRMNASPKLLLRSAFTDKRKLTKAIHRHYTDVFPNKSSRFGLLKMAENLVGSSDWYDRQWQQLDRIASKPFLIVWGMKDSFIGPDYLKIWEDKLSNVKDVIRLPEAGHFVQEEAAGELTHAVEQFCFGDTQPH; translated from the coding sequence ATGATTGTCATGGAAAGCAACACATCAAAAAATTCCGATTGGTTTGATTCCACCGAATACCCATTCGAAAGCAAATACCTGCAAATCGGCCCGCATCGAATGCACTATGTCGACGAAGGCAGCGGACCTACGATCCTGTTTGTACATGGAACGCCGACTTGGTCGTTTCTGTACCGCAAACAGATTCAGGCACTTTCAAAGCATTTTCGGTGCGTGGCAATGGACCACATCGGCTTTGGATTGAGCGACAAACCTGAACAAGCGGACTACAGCCCCGAATGGCATTCGCAGAATCTCGAAAAATTGGTGGAAGCCCTGCAATTGAAGGAGATCACCTTGGTCGTTCACGATTTTGGCGGACCGATCGGACTTTCGTTTGCCATTCGCAGGCCTGAACGCATCTCAAAAGTTGTGCTCCTGAATACATTTCTCTGGGAAACGGCAAGCAATCCGGCGGCGCGGAAGGTTGATAAGATCGTCCGCAGTGCTTTGGGCAGGTTTTTGTATTTGCGAATGAATGCGTCCCCCAAATTGTTGCTCAGAAGCGCATTCACAGACAAGCGAAAACTCACGAAAGCCATTCACAGGCATTATACGGACGTTTTTCCAAATAAATCCAGCCGGTTTGGCCTACTCAAAATGGCCGAAAACCTGGTTGGCAGCAGCGATTGGTATGACCGGCAATGGCAACAATTGGATCGGATCGCTTCCAAACCGTTTCTCATCGTCTGGGGAATGAAAGACAGCTTCATCGGACCGGATTATTTAAAAATTTGGGAGGACAAGTTGTCGAATGTCAAGGATGTCATTCGTTTGCCCGAAGCTGGGCATTTTGTGCAAGAAGAGGCGGCCGGCGAATTGACACATGCAGTTGAACAATTTTGTTTCGGGGACACGCAACCCCATTAA